A single genomic interval of Aedes aegypti strain LVP_AGWG chromosome 1, AaegL5.0 Primary Assembly, whole genome shotgun sequence harbors:
- the LOC110674208 gene encoding uncharacterized protein LOC110674208 has product MRCGSIVHLDCVKGNLVAASNVCVSVNNGRAVESYSNVLLEFVQTSLSTSFMQQFQPQPLLSSPQFSFKTSQRSGRHLLVVNGVTFFRNRHRNNKQYWKCNQYYKCKCPCIVVIDEINSRMNVKHIHNHDTSGASGGSRRNSLLPPILDPGSSTLAGSFLNDSLLVGGNSALAAAASFAQSVQSRGFMNKR; this is encoded by the exons ATGCGGTGCGGTTCGATTGTGCATTTAGATTGTGTGAAAG GAAATCTGGTGGCTGCGTCGAATGTTTGTGTATCCGTCAACAATGGCCGAGCAGTAGAAAGTTATTCCAATGTGCTGCTTGAGTTTGTCCAAA CCTCACTGAGTACGAGTTTCATGCAGCAATTTCAACCGCAGCCGCTCCTCTCGTCGCCACAGTTTAGCTTTAAAACGTCCCAGCGAAGCGGACGCCATCTGCTCGTCGTGAATGGGGTGACCTTTTTCCGAAATCGACACCGGAACAACAAGCAGTACTGGAAGTGCAACCAGTACTACAAGTGCAAGTGTCCGTGCATCGTCGTGATCGACGAAATCAACTCGCGCATGAACGTGAAGCACATCCATAACCACGATACGTCCGGAGCCAGCGGTGGTAGTAGAAGAAACAGTCTGCTGCCGCCCATTCTGGACCCTGGGAGTTCAACCTTGGCGGGATCTTTTCTGAACGATAGTCTACTAGTTGGAGGCAATAGCGCACTGGCTGCTGCGGCCTCGTTCGCCCAATCCGTGCAATCTAGGGGGTTTATGAACAAGAGATAA